The genomic window ACAGATACACAGATAATACTTAATTGAGATAATAAGTTATCATTTTAAATCTGTGTATCTGTGGCTGAAAGTCTGTGGCCAAAAAATTAATTCTTATTTAGCTGAGAAATTGATTTTTGCATTTGCGCCATCATGGTAGATAGCGTTTCTATGGTTGGCTCTGGTGTTGGCTCTGGCAAAGCAGTAGAAAGATATGCTTTCGCTTTCCATATTTCTAAAATATCATCTGCAGGCACCGAGTATGGATCGTAAATTTTATTGTCCGAGATTAATTTTAATTCTTTGTCTTCTTTAAATTTATTGCCGGCACGCTTGTAAACCACACCTTCGTTTTTGCTAATAATTACATAGGTATCGCCAACTTTAACATCGTTCCAGTTATCTAGGTATTCGCCTATAATAATACTACCAGATTGGATAGGTAACATCGAGTCGCCTTTAATCTCGAAAGCTCTATACGTGCCTTGCTTTAAAGAGGGGATAGGTAGCTGGAATTTTGGTAGGTCTTGAATGTACTGTGGATCAGAAAAACCGTTTAAATAACCTGCACTAGCTTTAACAGGAACCAGTTCTATATTTTCATTATCGTCCTTATCAACCGAAATACTTAATACCCTTAAATTAGATCCCTGGCTTTTGGGCTTAGGTTTCCAAGCGTCATTTATTTTTTCGTTGATAAATTCATCAATCGTTAATTCGAAATATTCTGCTATTTTTTTTAGTAAATCGTATTTGGGTTCTGCTCTGTCTTCTTCGTAAGCGCCAATTAAAGATCGCTTAATTTCCATGTTATCAGCAAATTGTTGCTGTGTTAATCCTTTTTTCTTTCTTAAATATTTAAGGTTGCTTGAAATGTTAGACATACAAAATAATTTAAAATAAATTTGTTTTTACTAAAATTGTTAGTATTATTGTGCCAATAAAATTAGTAATTATAATTTGTACTGCCAAATAATATCTAATATAATTAGTTTTTAACTTTTAAATGTTGTAGCCATGAAAAAAATAGTTTATATCGTTACCGACAGAAACCGCACTGCTTTACATGTTGGCATGAGTGCCGACTTAATGAAGACATTAGATTTCTACAAGAAAATGCCAAATCTATTTTTTGATAGTGCGCAGCAATTAACCCGTTTGGTTTATTTCGAAGAATTTAGAACAGAAGCGCAAGCTTTGAGTAGGTTTAAGACAGTAAGTAGGTTTACTAGGGCGCAAAAAGAAAGATTGGTTAGAGCTTGTAACCCAGATTGGATTGATCTAACTATTGGGTTGGATTTTGAAAATATGCATATCCATCAAATCAACAATCAGTCGTTATTGCCATTTGCAGCTATGTAAATTGGTGTATAAAACAAAAGGAGCGCTAAATTGCTTAGTGCTCCTTTTGTTACTTTTTGCTTTATACTTTTTAACTACCAGCCCGGAGCAAATGTAAGCCCAAACACACCACCTTTAACATCTTTACGAGTAAAAGGGAATGCGTAGTAAGGTTCTAAAATCATTGCTCCAAACAAGTTTACCCTAACAGAGATACCAGCACTTAGGGCAGGTACGCGTTCATTTGTGATCTTGTAAGTTAATGGAGTGCCGTCTTGTGCAAACGTTGGTTGCCCGTTAGCATCTAATAAGGGTACATTAGTATAGCTTGGTTGACCTTTAAATGCAACCTTGGTGTCTTCTGTCCAAGCTACGCCAGCATCGAAAAACAAGTTTAAGTCGGTAAATAGAAAGTTGGAAGGTATTTGCGCTAATTTCTTAGGTCCAGTAAACGGCAATCT from Pedobacter sp. SL55 includes these protein-coding regions:
- a CDS encoding GIY-YIG nuclease family protein, which gives rise to MKKIVYIVTDRNRTALHVGMSADLMKTLDFYKKMPNLFFDSAQQLTRLVYFEEFRTEAQALSRFKTVSRFTRAQKERLVRACNPDWIDLTIGLDFENMHIHQINNQSLLPFAAM
- a CDS encoding BamA/TamA family outer membrane protein: MFAGYNYLIRGYEPNSFYNNQNATEGAFDINQLSGSKLAVFNFEVRLPFTGPKKLAQIPSNFLFTDLNLFFDAGVAWTEDTKVAFKGQPSYTNVPLLDANGQPTFAQDGTPLTYKITNERVPALSAGISVRVNLFGAMILEPYYAFPFTRKDVKGGVFGLTFAPGW
- a CDS encoding XRE family transcriptional regulator is translated as MSNISSNLKYLRKKKGLTQQQFADNMEIKRSLIGAYEEDRAEPKYDLLKKIAEYFELTIDEFINEKINDAWKPKPKSQGSNLRVLSISVDKDDNENIELVPVKASAGYLNGFSDPQYIQDLPKFQLPIPSLKQGTYRAFEIKGDSMLPIQSGSIIIGEYLDNWNDVKVGDTYVIISKNEGVVYKRAGNKFKEDKELKLISDNKIYDPYSVPADDILEIWKAKAYLSTALPEPTPEPTIETLSTMMAQMQKSISQLNKN